The Argentina anserina chromosome 3, drPotAnse1.1, whole genome shotgun sequence genome includes a region encoding these proteins:
- the LOC126786716 gene encoding uncharacterized protein LOC126786716 produces MAEIPTGPKPRRLRGHKATATCCIASVATPGLVATAAEDGCVCWFDMRCKEVVDIMEVGKEAVTSLCFKPGNENVVYVSSGKEVKSFDVRLGSSCSWSVLDCFEYNKEEINQIACSSKASFLAAADDGGDIKIVDIRQQRIYKTLRADTGHTSICSSVQFLPWRPWEVVTGGLDSKLVMWDFSKGRPIRTINFGLSDVNNGGEQCLNPAFVHAIAVPEIDMLDRSDKVCVVARGDGAVDVINIEAELDSVRSKDSTKPRKGSQSRLKHTDLENQDQNGGKRLHLDYSSGGHTAAVSCVAFSLFGERGRFIISGGNDKLVKVWDWTKYLDAEQTSNSGDLLHLDINHNKKVNWLCTTPADTENLLVCDTTKVVKVYSVA; encoded by the exons ATGGCGGAGATCCCGACGGGCCCAAAACCAAGACGGCTGAGGGGTCACAAGGCCACCGCCACGTGTTGTATCGCCTCAGTTGCCACACCTGGCCTCGTTGCCACTGCCGCCGAG GATGGTTGTGTTTGCTGGTTTGATATGAGATGCAAAGAAGTGGTAGACATTATGGAGGTGGGAAAGGAAGCTGTTACTTCGTTATGCTTCAAGCCAG GGAATGAGAATGTGGTGTATGTGTCTTCGGGGAAGGAAGTTAAGAGCTTTGATGTGCGTCTG GGGAGTTCTTGCTCGTGGAGCGTGCTGGATTGTTTCGAGTATAATAAAGAGGAGATAAATCAG ATTGCTTGCAGCTCTAAGGCCTCTTTCCTTGCTGCTGCTGATGATGGCGGTGATATAAAG ATTGTTGACATCCGCCAGCAGCGCATTTACAAAACATTAAGAGCTGATACTGGTCATACAAGT ATATGTAGCAGCGTGCAATTTCTTCCTTGGAGACCTTGGGAAG TTGTTACTGGAGGTCTCGATTCAAAGCTAGTAATGTGGGACTTTTCCAAGGGGCGACCAATCAGGACAATAAATTTTG GTCTGTCTGATGTAAATAATGGTGGTGAGCAGTGTCTTAATCCTGCCTTTGTCCATGCAATAGCAGTTCCAGAAATCGATATGTTAGACAGATCAGACAAGGTTTGTGTCGTGGCTCGGGGTGATGGTGCCGTTGACGTGATTAACATTGAAGCTGAACTTGATTCTGTGAGGTCAAAGGATTCTACAAAACCTCGGAAAGGATCTCAATCACGATTGAAACACACTGATCTGGAAAATCAAGatcaaaatggaggaaaacgGTTGCATTTGGATTACTCATCAGGCGGTCATACTGCTGCTGTGTCTTGCGT GGCATTTTCTTTATTCGGAGAAAGAGGAAGATTTATAATTTCAGGCGGAAACGACAAGCTGGTAAAGGTCTGGGATTGGACCAAGTATCTTGATGCAGAACAAACTAGCAACAGTGGTGATCTTCTACATTTGGATATCAACCACAACAAAAAA GTCAATTGGCTGTGTACCACTCCAGCTGATACGGAAAACCTACTTGTATGTGATACAACTAAGGTGGTAAAGGTCTACTCTGTTGCATAG